A single window of Sphaerodactylus townsendi isolate TG3544 linkage group LG03, MPM_Stown_v2.3, whole genome shotgun sequence DNA harbors:
- the LOC125430090 gene encoding GTP-binding protein Rhes-like, with translation MSLAVKEKTQVRLVFLGAAGVGKTALIHRFLLDTFEPKHRRTVEELHTKEYEVSGATIKVEILDTSGSYSFPAMRKLSIQNSDAFALVYAVDDAESFDYVKTLHDEILELKEDKFPPIVVVGNKAEAGGLRQVLPEDALSLVELDWNSRFLETSAKENENVVEVFRELLQQVNLPSRLSPALRRRRETFPKEPPLRPPMNKANSCTVC, from the coding sequence GCAGTGAAGGAGAAGACCCAAGTGCGTCTGGTCTTCCTGGGTGCAGCTGGAGTGGGCAAGACAGCATTGATTCATCGCTTCCTGCTGGATACCTTTGAGCCAAAGCATCGGCGGACAGTGGAAGAGTTGCACACCAAAGAGTATGAGGTGAGTGGAGCTACCATTAAAGTTGAGATCCTGGACACCAGTGGTAGCTACTCCTTCCCAGCCATGCGTAAACTTTCCATCCAGAACAGTGATGCCTTCGCTTTGGTTTACGCTGTGGACGACGCTGAATCCTTTGACTATGTCAAGACTTTGCATGATGAGATCCTTGAACTGAAAGAGGATAAGTTTCCACCCATTGTGGTGGTGGGCAACAAGGCAGAAGCAGGAGGGCTTAGACAGGTATTACCTGAGGATGCCCTTTCCTTGGTGGAGCTTGACTGGAACAGTCGTTTTCTGGAGACATCGGCTAAAGAAAATGAAAACGTGGTGGAGGTCTTCAGAGAGCTACTCCAGCAAGTCAACCTGCCCAGCCGACTGAGCCCTGCCCTGCGCCGAAGGCGGGAGACTTTTCCCAAGGAGCCACCACTGAGGCCCCCCATGAACAAAGCCAACAGCTGTACAGTCTGTTGA